In Porphyrobacter sp. LM 6, one DNA window encodes the following:
- a CDS encoding chemotaxis protein CheW — protein MTNTLLLIAQIAGRRCALDALDVKSVIELGAITPIPRAPAYIAGITALRSQTLTVIDCRLALGLPQQSWPTDDRAAVVAEGGHAYALMVDAIEDITTAVGAPGQVPGGFGAQWSRAASGMIETMIGPALLLDLPALLAGPDTGRGEIGAAA, from the coding sequence ATGACCAACACGTTGCTCCTGATCGCACAGATTGCCGGGCGCCGCTGCGCGCTTGATGCGCTCGATGTGAAATCGGTGATCGAACTGGGTGCCATCACCCCGATCCCGCGCGCGCCCGCCTATATTGCCGGGATCACCGCGCTGCGCAGCCAGACACTGACCGTCATCGATTGCCGCCTAGCGCTGGGCCTTCCGCAGCAATCCTGGCCGACCGATGATCGCGCGGCGGTGGTGGCCGAAGGCGGCCATGCCTATGCGCTGATGGTCGATGCGATCGAGGATATCACCACCGCCGTCGGCGCGCCGGGGCAAGTGCCGGGCGGGTTCGGCGCGCAGTGGTCGCGCGCGGCCAGCGGGATGATCGAGACGATGATCGGCCCCGCGCTGCTGCTCGATCTGCCCGCGCTGCTCGCCGGGCCTGATACGGGCCGAGGTGAAATCGGGGCGGCGGCTTAA
- a CDS encoding response regulator: protein MKTCLIVDDSRVIRKVSRHILETLGFAVEEAENGQAALDACAAAMPDVVLLDWNMPVMTGIEFLVQLRARPGGDTPKVVFCTTENDVAHIREAIQAGADEYVMKPFDHETLQIKLQLVGFA, encoded by the coding sequence ATGAAGACATGTCTGATCGTCGATGATTCCCGGGTCATCCGGAAGGTTTCGCGGCATATCCTCGAAACCCTCGGGTTTGCAGTGGAAGAGGCTGAAAACGGCCAGGCCGCGCTCGATGCGTGCGCTGCCGCCATGCCCGATGTCGTGCTGCTCGACTGGAACATGCCGGTGATGACCGGGATCGAGTTTCTGGTGCAACTGCGTGCACGCCCCGGCGGCGATACGCCCAAGGTCGTGTTCTGCACCACCGAGAACGACGTCGCGCATATCCGCGAGGCGATCCAGGCTGGTGCCGACGAATATGTGATGAAGCCCTTCGATCACGAGACCCTGCAGATCAAATTGCAGCTCGTCGGGTTTGCGTGA
- the cheB gene encoding chemotaxis-specific protein-glutamate methyltransferase CheB: protein MTDATPFSRAPFSSGADRPFAQRGAAAAIRVMIVDDSLTVRTIFKRMVESDPAMVVAGTASSAENALTQLAVQGADVVLLDLEMPGRGGLDALPAILATPAEPQVLVVSSLTADGAEHTLSALSMGAADTLLKPRPGGFNEDYRAQLLGKIRALGRRRGEAAPLAARPADPVPAPPLAGRRVLRSDVVAIGASTGGIHALGLMLRRLTASFDVPILITQHLPASFMPVFARQVETACGRPTDIATDGLEILPGRVMIAPGHGHLVAERRGERLVARISSIPAPSGCMPSVDPMLSSLASACHGRALGVILSGMGRDGVIGARELVEAGGTIYAQDAETSAVWGMPGAVARAGLASLIAAPERLGDALLAQASTLGVR from the coding sequence GTGACCGACGCCACGCCCTTTTCGCGGGCGCCCTTTTCCTCCGGCGCTGACCGCCCCTTTGCCCAGCGCGGCGCGGCCGCTGCGATCCGGGTGATGATCGTCGATGATTCGCTCACCGTCCGCACAATCTTCAAGCGAATGGTCGAAAGCGATCCCGCGATGGTGGTGGCAGGCACCGCCAGCAGCGCCGAAAACGCGCTGACGCAGCTCGCTGTGCAAGGCGCCGATGTGGTGCTGCTCGATCTCGAAATGCCGGGACGCGGCGGGCTCGATGCCCTGCCCGCGATCCTCGCCACGCCCGCCGAGCCGCAGGTGCTGGTCGTCTCCTCGCTCACCGCCGACGGGGCCGAACATACGCTCTCGGCGCTGTCGATGGGCGCGGCGGACACGCTGCTCAAACCCCGCCCCGGCGGTTTCAACGAAGATTACCGCGCGCAGCTGCTCGGCAAGATCCGCGCGCTCGGACGGCGCCGGGGCGAGGCCGCACCTTTGGCCGCCCGCCCCGCCGATCCGGTGCCCGCCCCTCCGCTCGCCGGCCGGCGCGTCCTGCGCAGCGATGTCGTCGCGATCGGCGCTTCGACCGGCGGGATCCACGCCCTGGGGCTGATGCTGCGGCGGCTGACGGCAAGCTTTGATGTGCCGATCCTTATCACCCAGCACCTGCCCGCCTCGTTCATGCCGGTGTTCGCACGGCAGGTCGAAACCGCCTGCGGGCGTCCCACTGATATCGCCACCGACGGGCTGGAGATCCTGCCCGGACGGGTGATGATCGCACCCGGCCATGGTCATCTTGTGGCAGAGCGGCGGGGCGAACGGCTGGTCGCGCGCATTTCCAGCATACCTGCGCCGAGCGGGTGCATGCCCTCGGTCGATCCGATGCTGTCGAGCCTTGCCTCGGCCTGCCACGGCCGCGCGCTCGGGGTGATCCTGTCGGGCATGGGCCGCGACGGGGTGATCGGCGCGCGCGAACTGGTCGAGGCCGGCGGCACGATCTACGCACAGGATGCCGAAACCAGCGCCGTATGGGGGATGCCCGGCGCCGTGGCGCGGGCGGGCCTTGCGAGCCTGATCGCTGCGCCCGAACGGCTCGGCGATGCGCTGCTGGCGCAGGCCAGCACGCTGGGTGTGAGGTAA
- a CDS encoding CheR family methyltransferase: MEVSEASHQIIAELLAARTGQHLTESRRWRVNSALAGLFRELGISNVDQLVCLLAAPPAGLSGRDLSQEVVEALLNNETYFFRDKPTFDQLPAEILPELAHRRRDTRRLSIWSAGCSTGQEVYSLAMLFADQADRWEGWSIDILGTDVSHRAINAARSGLYSQFEVQRGLGVTQMLTYFDETPRGWQIRDEARGIVRFQQHNMLSPHPGRAPFDLVLCRNVLLYFDQSTRAEAFARLASATMPDGFLMLGAGETVVGQTDRFGPTAKRASFFEPLVQVAPPARRKTA; the protein is encoded by the coding sequence ATGGAAGTCAGCGAAGCCTCCCACCAGATCATCGCCGAACTGCTCGCCGCGCGCACCGGCCAGCACCTTACGGAGAGCCGCCGCTGGCGCGTCAATTCGGCGCTCGCCGGGCTGTTCCGCGAGCTGGGTATCAGCAATGTCGACCAACTCGTCTGCCTGCTCGCCGCGCCGCCCGCGGGGCTCAGCGGACGCGACCTCTCGCAGGAGGTGGTCGAGGCGCTGCTCAACAACGAGACCTATTTCTTCCGCGACAAGCCGACCTTCGACCAGCTTCCGGCCGAAATCCTGCCCGAACTCGCGCACCGCCGCCGCGACACGCGCCGCCTGTCGATCTGGTCGGCGGGCTGTTCGACGGGCCAGGAGGTCTATTCGCTCGCCATGCTGTTCGCCGACCAGGCCGACCGCTGGGAAGGGTGGAGCATCGACATCCTCGGCACCGATGTCTCGCACCGCGCGATCAACGCCGCGCGCAGCGGGCTCTACAGCCAGTTCGAGGTGCAGCGCGGGCTCGGCGTGACGCAGATGCTCACCTACTTCGACGAAACCCCGCGCGGCTGGCAAATCCGCGACGAGGCCCGCGGGATAGTGCGCTTCCAGCAGCACAACATGCTCAGCCCCCATCCCGGCCGTGCGCCGTTCGATCTGGTGCTGTGCCGCAACGTGCTGCTCTATTTCGATCAGTCGACCCGCGCCGAAGCCTTCGCCCGGCTCGCCAGCGCAACCATGCCCGATGGCTTCCTGATGCTGGGCGCAGGCGAGACCGTGGTCGGCCAGACCGACCGCTTCGGCCCCACCGCCAAGCGCGCCAGCTTCTTCGAACCGCTGGTGCAGGTCGCCCCGCCGGCCCGCAGAAAGACCGCGTGA